Proteins encoded together in one Candidatus Neomarinimicrobiota bacterium window:
- a CDS encoding ABC transporter ATP-binding protein, protein MNSSILIVQALSKSYGPSVVALNGLNLDVSRGVIFGFVGPNGAGKTTTINILANILKRDSGEIHLFGESLTEKSYKYKGRTGFVLERPTYIEKLSAKEYLTFAGAMYGLEEKSVKERTSELIGFFELKDKQDKWIETYSAGMKKKVSLSAALIHDPEFLVLDEPFEGMDAIAVKKTKKLFLDLKKKGTTILITSHILSYVENLCDEVAIIHKGRVVYQNTIEDIRSEFREKLAEDPKLSALEEIFLSVVEEKEKQAKNLSWVENNK, encoded by the coding sequence ATGAATAGCTCTATCTTGATCGTTCAAGCGCTGAGCAAATCCTATGGTCCTTCCGTGGTCGCACTGAATGGCCTGAACCTTGACGTTTCCAGAGGTGTCATCTTTGGTTTTGTGGGCCCCAATGGTGCGGGGAAAACCACGACCATCAACATTCTCGCCAATATCCTGAAGCGTGATTCCGGAGAAATCCATCTGTTTGGTGAGTCCCTGACGGAAAAATCATACAAATACAAGGGCCGAACGGGATTTGTGCTCGAAAGACCTACCTACATCGAAAAACTGTCTGCAAAAGAATACCTCACATTTGCGGGAGCGATGTATGGACTCGAGGAAAAATCAGTTAAGGAAAGAACTAGTGAACTGATTGGCTTTTTTGAACTGAAGGACAAACAGGACAAATGGATTGAAACCTATTCGGCAGGTATGAAAAAGAAAGTCTCCCTGTCTGCCGCTTTGATCCACGATCCTGAATTCCTTGTTCTCGATGAACCGTTTGAAGGTATGGATGCCATTGCCGTTAAAAAGACAAAGAAACTTTTCCTTGACCTGAAAAAGAAAGGAACAACCATCCTGATTACATCCCATATTCTGAGCTATGTGGAAAACCTCTGCGACGAAGTGGCCATTATCCATAAAGGAAGGGTTGTGTATCAGAATACGATTGAGGATATTCGATCTGAATTCAGGGAGAAACTCGCAGAAGATCCAAAACTATCGGCACTGGAAGAGATATTTCTGAGCGTCGTGGAAGAAAAAGAAAAACAGGCCAAAAACCTTAGCTGGGTGGAGAATAACAAATGA
- a CDS encoding cysteine peptidase family C39 domain-containing protein: MTISLKRLCTLVGILVVTAGAVFLLQVGLLFHSTNRMVPGIPPMLSDYTYLGNDDVILQQEDSDCGPAALMNVFVHYGIGASIEKVKTFVGTMENGTSMLKLKQMAELKGLSAEGWIYMWEDFRKIDLPAIVLLRSNHYVVVESIPNERELILIDPAIGRMMISQREFLRIWSGETLQMQKADAYESAS, translated from the coding sequence GTGACGATTTCCCTTAAGCGATTGTGCACACTCGTGGGGATTCTCGTCGTTACGGCGGGTGCTGTCTTCCTTCTCCAGGTGGGTTTACTCTTCCATTCGACCAACCGGATGGTTCCGGGAATCCCCCCGATGCTTTCTGATTACACTTACCTCGGCAACGATGATGTCATTTTGCAGCAGGAAGACAGTGATTGCGGTCCGGCAGCCTTAATGAACGTATTTGTTCATTACGGGATCGGGGCTTCGATTGAGAAAGTCAAAACCTTTGTCGGGACGATGGAGAACGGAACCTCCATGTTGAAACTCAAGCAGATGGCGGAACTGAAGGGGTTATCCGCGGAAGGATGGATTTATATGTGGGAAGATTTTCGAAAGATAGATTTACCTGCCATTGTCCTTCTTCGGAGCAATCATTATGTGGTCGTGGAATCGATTCCTAATGAGAGGGAGTTGATTCTCATCGATCCTGCGATAGGGCGGATGATGATATCTCAGAGAGAATTCCTAAGAATTTGGAGCGGTGAAACGCTTCAAATGCAGAAGGCAGACGCATATGAGTCTGCCTCCTGA
- a CDS encoding TlpA disulfide reductase family protein translates to MGSAVAKGNQSIIIFFDPACQHCLAVLANISDLLFDLPSTGTSVLALSIADSLETARFLRAYQLPISILTDTERLHEQLGVKSVPAVFLVDGDGIIRHKWVGRRSRQFIRDVVSDFSRTSRIPIRALADRGSVTFERKLDLSKYLSDEGTSMSELQAVLEESSLLFEELWTRTVGGERIADRYIAYGTVCECGEQAGTSYVLISLLVDHETGSLVDRHVAEEVSMSYINRYLESQHERFRDDFP, encoded by the coding sequence GGTTCCGCGGTAGCGAAGGGAAACCAGAGTATCATTATTTTTTTCGATCCCGCATGCCAGCATTGTCTTGCCGTCCTGGCCAACATTTCAGATCTGCTTTTCGATCTTCCGTCAACCGGGACTTCAGTTCTTGCTTTAAGTATCGCTGACAGTCTCGAAACAGCCCGGTTCCTTCGAGCCTATCAACTTCCGATTTCTATTCTTACCGACACAGAGCGACTTCACGAACAGCTGGGAGTCAAGAGTGTACCTGCCGTCTTTCTAGTTGACGGAGATGGGATTATTCGTCACAAGTGGGTGGGAAGACGATCCAGGCAATTCATACGCGATGTTGTATCGGATTTCTCCAGAACCTCAAGAATCCCCATCCGGGCGCTTGCCGACAGAGGTTCTGTTACTTTTGAAAGAAAACTCGACTTGTCAAAATACTTGTCTGATGAAGGGACGTCCATGTCCGAGCTCCAAGCAGTGCTTGAGGAATCATCGTTGCTTTTCGAGGAGTTATGGACGAGGACAGTAGGTGGTGAGCGTATTGCGGATCGGTACATTGCTTACGGTACCGTCTGCGAGTGTGGTGAACAGGCAGGCACCAGTTACGTCTTGATTTCCCTTCTCGTGGATCATGAGACGGGTTCGCTCGTCGACCGTCATGTGGCGGAGGAGGTTAGCATGAGTTATATCAATCGTTATCTTGAATCCCAACACGAGAGATTTCGTGACGATTTCCCTTAA